The sequence ACGAAATGAGAGAACGAACCTACCTGCTGAAAATTCAACTGCTGGATATCGAGCCTGCCATATGGCGTCGGTTTGTAGTACCGGCAAGCATACCATTGGACCGACTGCATGATGTCATTCAGATTACCATGGGATGGACAGACAGCCATCTCCATGAGTTCACTATAGGGAATAAGCGCTACACCGAGTATCCGGAATTCAAAGAAGACGGGCTTCCATGCGGTAGATATCGCCTTGGCGATCTTATCAAACAGAAGGGACGCACCTTCCGCTATATGTATGATTTTGGAGACAGCTGGGAGCATGAATTGACCCTTGAAGATAGCCGATACGTT comes from Spirochaeta lutea and encodes:
- a CDS encoding plasmid pRiA4b ORF-3 family protein: MRERTYLLKIQLLDIEPAIWRRFVVPASIPLDRLHDVIQITMGWTDSHLHEFTIGNKRYTEYPEFKEDGLPCGRYRLGDLIKQKGRTFRYMYDFGDSWEHELTLEDSRYVDPELQTEISCLEGERACPPEDVGGLPGYEEFCEAIQDPNHEDHEMLMNWSGGNFDSEYFNCHEVNQELMKFLRWSRDRYLNWDLTTF